In Theileria parva strain Muguga chromosome 4 map unlocalized ctg_529, whole genome shotgun sequence, one DNA window encodes the following:
- a CDS encoding Iron-binding zinc finger CDGSH type family protein, with the protein MSSPLDYLESLNFNTKRFQKFSQIVETFPPTDAKDVKVCVCRCWQSKKFPYCDGTHKLLMENGDNVGPYVAILKAQKTNKNNVIRIKHPLASDNKNYVNNTLKSPAKIVTLVGLMAFPILYYIYKRSKYEVIRTNHKEFNH; encoded by the exons ATGTCCAGTCCACTCGATTATCTAGAAAGCctcaattttaacacaaaACGCTTCCAAAAATTCTCACAA ATTGTGGAAACTTTTCCGCCAACTGACGCCAAGGATGTCAAAGTTTGTGTTTGTAGATGTTGGCAAAGTAAAAAGTTCCCCTACTGTGATGGAACCCATAAA TTGTTGATGGAGAATGGTGATAATGTTGGACCATACGTCGCGATTTTAAAGGCCCAGAAAACAAACAAAAACAACGTTATTAGAATTAAACACCCGCTGGCCTCAGATAACAAGAATTACGTTAATAACACCTTAAAGTCACCAGCAAAAATTGTTACATTAG ttgGATTGATGGCGTTCCcgatattatattatatatataagaGAAGCAAATATGAAGTTATCAGAACAAACCATAAGGAATTTAATCactaa
- a CDS encoding Glycoprotease family protein: MNEYSEDFLKKFHVVGIEGSANKLGIGIIRGDGEILSNVRRTYSPPDGEGFLPRQVSKHHRENMASLLNESLEVAGITLSDLSLICYTKGPGMGSGLHVGALAAKTLHFITGKPIVGVNHCVAHVEMGRFLSGYKKPAILYVSGGNTQVLSYDEKRKVYSVLGETLDIAIGNVLDRIARLLYLPNKPAPGLSIELQARKSSKNLIPLPFVVKGMDCSLSGLLTKCENLIEQFKLKLMLSEDSAFEYEQFKVDLCFSIQEHTFAMLLEMLERAMAFTGSDEILLVGGVGCNLRLQEMANLMAQERNAKLFPMDDRYCIDNGAMIGYTGMIDYLYGLKEKSVLDPKEVTVSQRYRTDQAPVHWIG, from the exons atgaatgAGTATTCGgaagattttttaaaaaagttcCACGTGGTAGGAATTGAGGGCAGCGCCAACAAGTTAGGGATAGGAATAATAAGAGGGGACGGAGAGATTCTTTCTAATGTCCGGAGAACGTATTCTCCGCCAGATGGTGAGGGATTTCTTCCTCGGCAAGTCTCAAAACATCACAGGGAGAATATGGCTTCCCTCCTGAACGAGTCTCTTGAAGTTGCAGGGATTACATTATCAGATTTGAGTCTGATTTGTTACACAAAGGGCCCTGGTATGGGTTCAGGACTACATGTAGGAGCCTTAGCAGCCAAAACTTTACATTTTATCACCGGAAAACCAATTGTTGGAGTGAACCACTGTGTAGCTCACGTCGAAATGGGACGGTTTCTAAGTGGATATAAGAAGCCTGCAATCCTGTATGTTTCTGGAGGTAACACTCAGGTTCTTTCCTACGATGAAAAGCGGAAAGTTTACTCAGTTTTGGGGGAGACGCTGGACATAGCAATTGGAAACGTGCTGGATAGAATCGCAAGACTTTTGTACCTGCCAAATAAACCTGCTCCCGGTTTATCTATAGAGTTACAAGCTCGAAAATCATCAAAGAACCTTATTCCACTCCCTTTTGTAGTTAAAGGTATGGACTGTTCCCTTAGTGGGTTACTGACTAAATGTGAGAACTTAATTGAGCAGTTTAAACTCAAACTGATGTTAAGTGAAGACTCGGCCTTTGAATATGAGCAGTTCAAAGTTGACCTTTGCTTTAGTATCCAGGAGCATACATTTGCCATGTTGCTTGAAATGTTAGAAAGAGCCATGGCATTTACTG GTTCTGATGAAATATTATTGGTTGGTGGAGTTGGATGTAATTTGAGGCTTCAAGAAATGGCAAATTTAATGGCGCAGGAACGAAACGCTAAACTGTTCCCCATGGATGATCGCTACTGTATTGATAATGGAGCAATGATag GATACACTGGGATGATAGATTATTTATACGGTTTGAAGGAAAAGTCAGTATTAGACCCGAAAGAAGTCACAGTTTCACAACGTTACAGGACTGATCAAGCTCCAGTGCACTGGATTGGATGA
- the Cript gene encoding Cysteine-rich PDZ-binding protein, whose product MPCKKCESKLSKLATPDVKRDGNRCAIGVNKLIEKKAKKDKLEAKGNQCKICKVFLHINGKYCNSCAYKNGRCHICGKKIVDVSKHLMSLV is encoded by the exons ATGCCATGTAAAAAGTGCGAATCGAAGTTATCGAAACTCGCAACTCCCGACGTGAAGAGGGATG GGAACAGATGCGCAATAGGtgttaacaaattaattgaaAAGAAGGCCAAAAAGGATAA ACTGGAAGCCAAAGGGAACcaatgtaaaatatgtaaagtGTTTTTGCATATAAATGGAAAGTATTGCAACTCATG CGCTTATAAAAACGGAAGGTGCCACATTTGCGGTAAAAAAATTGTCGACGTCTCTAAACATCTCATGTCACTAGTTTAA
- the DRP3B gene encoding Dynamin central region family protein: MPLDVNSNLRKLISLVDDLRDVGLHKYINLPRICVAGTQSSGKSSVLESIVGIDFLPRGDGIVTRRPIEFRLNRLKPSSPEDKCDPYIVFEGNDERFYDFEKARNHIQKLTNERAGEKKGIVDDPIVLSVFSPDCPDLSLIDLPGVTRVPLKNSDQTDDIEMLTKDMIMRYASDPRTIILAVVAANVDMSTSDALQLAKRADPLGVRTLGVITKIDLMDQGSSALSMLQNDEVPLRLGYTGVKNRSQKDISDGVTIKQAIKNETKFFNEHKIYRTLNPNLWGIGSLVDKLTNVLLRHISTVLPELKLEVTTRLKTVRDRLEQMGDKAPTDPKERIELLWQLISEFCEMFSGTIKGRFVSRLHEFLDADAVSSVQIRGIFNDLLDHFMTVDVFDKVSDLEIDQAIRIHEGDSLPGFPSPDTFEYLMLPQLQKIVPSVQDCLDKVHMTLELLSFKVAEKVFGRFPSLCVRVQSLSQQLFNDEKEKTREILDNYIESETLYIFTNDSKYMIEKEEKQPEENQAYLDKASQMTQSTVNAVSTTIDNFRGRKTRYSPTFIQEFRRRLNVYFSIVLRNVRDSVPKIVGHFLVRKSQKNMLYKIYTQLSQQEDLDQLFGEPDHIAHERQILKEQASVLSKAINIINKDFSKGNDFDQSLERDIITSTASYASVLYKNKNLTNATSISTAPSIHNSSENMGKGRFESVTDNVKGAEEPGKSSLNNVNNVKEMDRVNYRFTSPSHHANPVNIHNKLPRSNLSNFGSNIVNGFNNLTVSKKTPSNNPLFD; encoded by the exons ATGCCGTTGGATGTCAACTCAAACCTACGCAAACTCATCAGTCTTGTT GATGACTTACGTGATGTTGGattacataaatatataaatttgcCCCGGATTTGCGTTGCTGGAACTCAGAGCAGTGGCAAAAGCAGCGTTCTGGAGAGCATTGTCGGTATAGATTTCCTTCCTCGAGGGGATGGAATAGTTACCAGGCGGCCTATAGAGTTTCGCCTAAACCGCCTTAAGCCTTCGTCCCCCGAGGATAAATGTGATCCCTACATCGTATTTGAGGGCAACGATGAGCGGTTCTACGACTTTGAGAAGGCTCGAAACCACATTCAGAAACTGACCAACGAGAGAGCTGGGGAAAAGAAAGGCATTGTAGATGATCCCATTGTTTTATCTGTTTTCTCGCCTGATTGCCCAGATCTTTCACTAATTGACCTGCCCGGTGTAACCCGGGTCCCTCTCAAGAACAGTGATCAGACCGACGACATTGAGATGCTGACCAAGGATATGATAATGCGCTACGCCTCTGACCCGCGCACTATAATCCTTGCAGTCGTGGCTGCAAACGTAGATATGTCAACGAGCGACGCACTCCAGTTGGCCAAAAGAGCAGACCCACTAGGTGTGAGAACACTTGGAGTTATTACTAAAATCGATTTAATGGATCAGGGATCAAGCGCACTTTCAATGCTTCAGAATGACGAAGTACCATTAAGACTAGGCTATACAGGAGTTAAAAACAGATCACAAAAGGATATCTCAGACGGAGTAACAATAAAACAGGCTATCAAA aatGAAACAAAGTTTTTTAATGAGCATAAAATATATCGTACCCTGAACCCAAACCTTTGGGGGATAGGCTCTCTCGTTGATAAATTAACGAATGTTTTGCTTAGACACATCTCGACAGTTTTACCAGAACTCAAGCTTGAAGTGACAACAAGGCTAAAGACGGTTAGAGACAGGTTGGAACAAATGGGGGATAAGGCTCCCACGGACCCGAAGGAACGCATAGAGCTTTTGTGGCAGCTGATCAGCGAGTTTTGCGAAATGTTCAGCGGGACCATCAAGGGGCGTTTCGTGAGCAGATTACACGAGTTTCTGGACGCAGATGCAGTTTCAAGTGTGCAAATCAGGGGgatttttaatgatttactTGACCACTTCATGACAGTGGACGTCTTTGACAAGGTCTCAGACCTTGAAATCGACCAGGCGATAAGAATCCACGAAGGAGATTCACTTCCAGGATTCCCCTCACCTGATACTTTTGAATACCTAATGTTACCTCAATTACAGAAAATCGTACCCTCAGTTCAAGACTGTTTag ATAAAGTGCACATGACGTTGGAGCTGTTGAGCTTTAAGGTAGCTGAGAAGGTATTTGGACGTTTCCCCTCACTGTGTGTGAGGGTCCAGAGCCTGAGTCAGCAGTTGTTTAATGATGAGAAGGAGAAGACTCGTGAGATTCTGGACAACTACATAGAAAGCGAAACACTGTATATATTCACAAATGACTCAAAGTATATGATTGAGAAGGAAGAAAAACAGCCAGAGGAGAATCAAGCGTACCTGGACAAGGCGTCACAGATGACACAGTCGACAGTAAACGCAGTGTCCACTACAATCGACAATTTCAGAGGGAGGAAGACCAGATACAGTCCAACATTCATCCAAGAGTTCAGGCGACGCCTCAACGTATACTTCTCAATTGTGCTAAGGAATGTTCGAGACTCAGTACCAAAGATAGTCGGGCATTTCCTCGTCCGCAAGAGCCAGAAGAACATGCTTTATAAGATTTACACTCAACTTAGCCAGCAGGAAGATCTTGACCAGCTATTCGGTGAGCCAGACCACATAGCACATGAACGGCAGATACTCAAGGAACAAGCATCCGTCCTTTCGAAGGCAATTAACATAATCAACAAAGATTTCTCCAAAGGAAACGATTTCGACCAGAGTCTAGAAAGGGATATTATTACATCCACAGCATCATACGCCTCAGTGTTATACAAAAATAAGAACCTAACGAATGCAACTAGTATATCAACAGCACCATCAATTCATAATTCATCTGAAAACATGGGAAAAGGAAGATTCGAATCAGTTACAGATAACGTAAAGGGAGCTGAAGAGCCTGGAAAAAGTAGCCTCAacaatgtaaataatgtaaaagaAATGGACAGAGTGAATTACAGATTTACCAGTCCATCGCATCACGCAAATCCAGtaaatatacataataaattaccGAGGTCCAACCTCTCAAACTTTGGATCAAATATAGTTAACGGATTCAATAATCTAACAGTATCCAAGAAAACGCCTTCCAATAATCCTCTTTTcgattaa
- a CDS encoding coatomer subunit gamma, which yields MIRDLKSRLEGSKPAFVNDKNSIFQDVRIFSKVPINSKKCAKVLTKILSMLSCGNEKLSETESTEIFFGVTRLFEADDERLRRLIYLLIKLLPVNETEIFIVTSSLTKDMNSQNYVYRANAIRSICYIMKGAVSPQIERYLKSSLVDKQPYVSSSTLLCSIGMSLRNSEMLKRWFSEITTCLSNKSEMVRFHATILLFILRYNDKQSIRKLVSMLEDDGEHVICFIIRFTVYNSSFVEAKPLLLKYLSHTSPLVKLEAVKGSIYLFSTTFVPKGGNVTNGTKQSNGSDDRAKVRFDNSANDYNEHNDIINRVLEVLLHFLTIGDVYTFASMRQISKLAQLMPEKIHSANKQLESFITCGNRTLCSLALLTLLQTGSSDTVESLLAQASTLSGDFKLEVTRAIKRLCISHPDKFRHVLKFLAVNFRQETAYAPKAEMVDATIQIVSEIPKARTMGISNLCEFIEDCEYPEINCRIIKFLGENIPNTSNPTEYIRFIYNRLMLENPLVRSASIDALENIAKALPELRTCILFIIQSTNSLYNFQLHSDINMSHYYISTLENGTGSVDYLAKLDDFSNKLNGQRNGASATTHEYKVDKEDVSELMEIYNGLGEEKVNLSKLLNKLNDRINDVDGAEPLDSVDSYVIERLSSGSSTDRTSDSFSDVQMDVPVKTKVGLPADIIELVGSELTPTVDIRLTEEEEDYNVMARLFVNLNHLVIEFNVENTLNNQSLENVSIALNTNDCHNSSSYTIVHSSTIEQLSSNESEVLYIVLKNNSPGNEYNSVLMGNVQVNLKYKVICPTEIYEDSLNINNLHLNFSSYVCKWSLTEEEFSSLWENLEEHEEVGTYNLQFKRLQDSVDEVVKYLGMSVAMEKNVNKITWINLGGKFLGEYEVLARASFAQPNQSTCMLKLQVRSDNRVVSRLLLSQLE from the coding sequence ATGATTAGAGACTTAAAAAGTCGACTAGAGGGCTCAAAACCCGCATTTGTCAACGATAAAAACTCTATTTTCCAGGATGTTCGGATCTTTTCAAAGGTCCCAATCAACTCAAAGAAATGCGCCAAAGTCTTGACGAAGATTTTGAGTATGTTGTCCTGCGGAAATGAAAAGTTGTCAGAGACTGAATCGACGGAGATATTCTTTGGAGTTACAAGGCTTTTTGAAGCAGATGATGAAAGGTTGAGAAGGCTGATATACCTGTTGATAAAGTTGTTGCCAGTTAATGAGACtgaaatatttatagtaACGAGTTCCTTAACGAAGGACATGAATAGCCAAAACTACGTCTACAGAGCTAATGCAATAAGATCAATTTGTTATATCATGAAAGGCGCAGTTTCACCCCAAATTGAACGATACCTAAAGTCATCGCTGGTTGACAAACAGCCATATGTTTCATCATCAACTCTACTCTGCTCAATTGGAATGTCATTGAGGAACTCAGAAATGCTAAAGCGGTGGTTTTCCGAGATTACAACATGTCTTTCAAACAAGAGTGAAATGGTACGCTTTCATGCCACAATACTGCTGTTTATACTCCGCTATAATGATAAGCAGTCGATAAGGAAGTTGGTGAGTATGTTAGAAGATGATGGAGAACATGTAATATGCTTTATAATAAGATTTACAGTTTACAACTCATCATTTGTAGAGGCAAAACCACTACTACTTAAGTATTTATCCCACACCTCCCCATTGGTAAAATTGGAAGCAGTCAAGGGCTCAATATACCTGTTTTCAACCACGTTTGTCCCTAAGGGAGGAAATGTAACTAATGGGACAAAACAATCTAACGGTTCCGATGACAGGGCCAAGGTAAGATTTGACAATAGTGCCAATGACTATAATGAACATAACGATATCATAAATAGAGTGTTGGAAGTGTTATTACACTTTTTAACAATTGGAGACGTGTACACATTCGCCTCAATGCGCCAAATTTCTAAATTGGCACAACTAATGCCAGAGAAAATACATTCAGCAAACAAACAATTGGAGTCATTCATCACTTGCGGTAATAGAACACTTTGCTCCCTGGCACTATTAACCCTGTTGCAGACTGGAAGTTCAGACACTGTAGAGAGTCTTTTGGCGCAGGCGTCCACTTTATCCGGCGACTTTAAGCTTGAAGTCACGCGAGCAATTAAGCGTCTGTGCATCTCACACCCAGACAAGTTCAGACATGTGCTCAAGTTCCTGGCCGTTAATTTCAGGCAGGAGACGGCCTACGCACCGAAGGCTGAGATGGTAGATGCAACAATACAGATCGTGTCAGAAATTCCGAAAGCAAGAACAATGGGGATTTCTAACCTGTGCGAGTTCATCGAAGACTGTGAGTACCCTGAAATTAACTGTAGAATTATAAAGTTTCTCGGAGAAAACATACCGAACACGTCTAATCCCACCGAATACATTAGGTTCATATACAACAGGTTAATGCTTGAGAACCCACTGGTAAGGAGTGCAAGCATTGATGCTCTAGAGAACATAGCCAAAGCCCTGCCTGAGTTACGCACATGTATACTATTCATAATACAGTCTACAAATTCACTGTATAATTTTCAACTCCATTCTGATATAAACATGTCACACTATTATATCAGTACTCTGGAGAACGGTACCGGTTCTGTAGATTATTTGGCCAAGCTGGATGATTTTagtaacaaattaaatgGTCAACGAAATGGTGCATCTGCAACTACCCATGAGTACAAAGTGGATAAAGAGGATGTATCTGAGTTGATGGAAATATATAATGGGCTAGGAGAGGaaaaagtaaatttatccaagctattaaataaactaaatgATAGAATAAATGATGTTGATGGAGCTGAGCCACTGGACTCAGTGGATAGTTACGTGATTGAAAGATTATCAAGCGGAAGTAGCACAGACCGTACAAGTGATAGCTTTAGTGATGTACAAATGGACGTGCCAGTGAAGACTAAAGTAGGTCTACCAGCTGATATAATAGAACTGGTTGGCAGTGAGTTAACCCCTACCGTAGATATAAGACTAACTGAAGAGGAGGAAGATTATAACGTAATGGCAAGGTTATTTGTAAACTTAAATCACTTGGttattgaatttaatgTAGAAAATACTCTAAATAATCAATCACTTGAAAATGTGTCTATTGCTCTTAATACTAACGACTGCCACAACTCCTCATCATACACTATTGTACACTCCAGTACAATAGAGCAACTGTCCTCTAATGAATCTGAAGTCCTATATATAGTGTTGAAGAATAACTCACCAGGTAATGAGTACAATAGTGTGCTGATGGGAAACGTAcaagtaaatttaaagtataaagtAATTTGCCCGACTGAAATATACGAAGATTCacttaatattaacaatCTACACCTTAATTTTTCCAGCTATGTGTGTAAGTGGAGTTTAACTGAGGAGGAATTCAGTTCATTGTGGGAAAATTTAGAAGAACATGAGGAAGTAGGGACGTATAACTTACAATTTAAAAGACTCCAAGACTCTGTAGATGAAGTGGTAAAGTATCTAGGAATGAGCGTAGCCATGgaaaaaaatgtaaataagatAACATGGATAAATTTGGGAGGGAAATTTCTGGGAGAGTATGAAGTATTGGCAAGGGCTTCATTTGCACAGCCAAATCAGTCGACTTGTATGCTGAAACTACAAGTCAGGTCAGACAATCGCGTTGTATCAAGATTATTACTATCACAACTTGAATAA
- the PAT02 gene encoding DHHC palmitoyltransferase family protein: MRRIIVKNDKSKCSRFCNAVLDKVKSLFSNGDLTTNKCFVRTATFTLLCIPYGLFWLTSITWFLSLKPYGYLVPTFITILFVVSILLFFFCSFSNPGIIPKQNPTYDSYDLFTGFNRACYRNKHSIRADKPQFLMINGRYLRIKYCETCNIYRPPRSVHCRLCDFCVNRFDHHCKWIGNCIGYNNYRQFIAFVFTTFVLIIAMICLSIARAVYITRDEKMLRLIIETTTILVYTVLFCWFIAGLTAYHSFLACTNQTTNEQLKGVYKIFNPWNRGIFRNIREVWFVKRKKLTYETINTFNKFMYKSTNGDCENKNSVKMSKIYNPVSIFDNIGNLNLIKDYLAGKRLTLNSIESINSSSLESSSSCEQNYSFKELTSNEYRLNRTNDLLYDCSDEEHISRSDSLKRVAFSENVQRFNSLNSSIKTLKETYHFLKNDLINNKIGRVSDDSQLDRKNLTRKNGMDFG, translated from the coding sequence ATGAGAAgaattattgttaaaaatgacaaATCGAAATGTTCAAGGTTTTGTAACGCAGTTCTCGATAAAGTAAAATCGTTGTTTAGCAACGGAGATTTAACTACTAATAAATGTTTTGTTCGAACAGCCACCTTCACATTATTGTGTATACCTTATGGTTTATTTTGGCTGACTAGTATTACTTGGTTTTTGAGTCTTAAACCCTACGGATATCTCGTGCCGACCTTTATAACCATTCTGTTCGTTGTTTCTATCCTACTCTTCTTCTTTTGTAGTTTCAGTAATCCTGGAATTATTCCGAAACAAAATCCAACTTATGACTCTTATGATCTTTTTACGGGATTCAACAGAGCATGTTATAGGAACAAGCATTCCATTCGGGCCGACAAGCCccaatttttaatgattaATGGTAGGTACTTGAGGATTAAATATTGTGAAACGTGTAACATATATCGACCACCAAGGAGTGTTCATTGTAGACTATGTGACTTTTGTGTTAACAGGTTTGATCACCACTGCAAGTGGATAGGCAACTGTATTGGGTACAACAACTACAGGCAATTTATCGCATTTGTTTTCACCACATTTGTTCTTATCATAGCTATGATTTGCTTATCTATTGCCAGGGCTGTTTATATCACCAGAGACGAAAAGATGCTAAGGCTCATAATAGAAACTACCACGATTCTTGTTTATACAGTCTTGTTCTGTTGGTTCATAGCCGGCCTGACTGCTTACCACTCCTTCTTGGCTTGTACGAACCAGACCACAAACGAGCAGTTGAAGGGCGTTTATAAAATCTTCAACCCTTGGAATCGCGGGATTTTCCGAAACATCAGGGAGGTTTGGTTTGTAAAACGTAAGAAATTGACCTATGAAACCATCAACACTTTCAACAAGTTCATGTATAAAAGCACCAATGGTGACTGCgagaataaaaatagtgtaaaaatgagcAAAATATACAATCCTGTGAGtatatttgataatatcGGAAATTTGAACTTAATTAAGGACTATTTAGCCGGCAAAAGACTAACTCTTAATTCAATCGAATCCATCAATTCCAGCAGTCTCGAAAGTTCATCTTCTTGTGAGCAGAATTACTCCTTCAAGGAATTAACTTCTAATGAGTATAGACTTAACAGGACCAATGATTTGTTGTATGATTGCTCTGACGAAGAGCATATTTCCAGGTCCGATAGTCTCAAGAGAGTTGCCTTCAGCGAAAACGTCCAGAGGTTCAATTCTCTAAACTCTTCGATTAAAACTCTCAAAGAAACTTACCATTTCCTCAAAAACGATCTCATCAATAACAAAATCGGCCGCGTTTCCGACGACAGTCAACTTGATAGAAAAAACTTAACACGAAAGAATGGGATGGACTTCGGATGA
- the ccdc124-a gene encoding Coiled-coil domain-containing protein 124-A codes for MPKHSGVNTKAVEALQRRKEQKELAAQIKEQERLDKLWQDDDKLNKAKQERKNEQLRKHQEKLEKRAELRKLIEKEESELNSNKKLPKGSPVPKVTRAECLKNQLLQLEKQKDSLKEEEYLVLNDGELMANENHQLLFEQLDLEDKNVDLITASGIDNVLSSLQIDKEQKSLKTTYMAFQERKMAELKEEYPNLKLSQYKDMIYKLWKKSPENPLNNT; via the exons ATGCCTAAGCATTCTGGAGTTAATACTAAGGCCGTGGAGGCCCTTCAGAGGCGGAAAGAGCAGAAGGAGCTGGCCGCTCAAATTAAAGAGCAAGAAAGGCTAGATAAGCTCTGGCAAGAcgatgataaattaaataaagcTAAGCAAGAGCGGAag aatGAACAGTTACGTAAACATCAAGAGAAGTTGGAGAAGCGTGCCGAGTTGCGTAAATTAATAGAAAAAGAAGAGTCTGAACTTAATTCTAATAAAAAACTACCTAAG GGTTCTCCTGTACCGAAGGTTACAAGGGCAGAGTGCTTAAAGAATCAACTATTGCAACTAGAAAAACAAAAGGATTCTCTAAAAGAAGAG gaATATTTGGTATTAAATGACGGTGAATTAATGGCTAATGAAAACCATCAATTATTGTTTGAACAACTTGATCTTGAAGATAAAAACGTTGATCTCATCACAG CTTCTGGAATTGATAATGTGTTGAGTTCTTTACAAATTGATAAGGAACAAAAATCACTCAAAACA ACTTACATGGCATTTCAAGAGCGCAAGATGGCTGAGTTAAAGGAAGAATATCCGAATCTCAAATTATCGCAATATAAAGATATGATCTACAAACTT TGGAAGAAATCACCTGAGAATCCTCTCAACaatacttaa
- the CDC73 gene encoding RNA pol II accessory factor Cdc73 family protein → MEGNYIKFDKSWDLKPDPSLVSEYWRDSPNTESILLLKSIIINNYVVEFLNASEGFLVAQLPDFNLQINVLSPSGLTSRRGEMYLIADILLALRLLREEYTYQFVTDRDFKYINILERDRIKSILEEIKVSPELLNFKVEYRAVNPQLDVKIPGKTLETSSKTSTTKLTVKDILHNLYSSLSKLHSSVKNVKSDENGGTNENLSNNNQLNEYLNTFVFVTCIQERPVRTRNSLLTAHGEGFEKILMKADATSDSVKKIHKSDHGSSKSMSKMKVVDEICCKYRKRPIIIVPSGTSSIISRQNIKQLLQDHQFVDQHQSMKNDGILQSNLPMNAVEIVHTVGKKPVKFRVVENSYVSRFTNHDWVSVVCVVLNVKGERWQFNNYPFESFIDMFMTLKGVLFVHDGDIVPSEMCSWDIKVFRISRSHRHNDASVSREFWQYIDNFLLHPRLRKISHTKKL, encoded by the exons ATGGAGGGGAATtacataaaatttgataaaagtTGGGATTTGAAACCTGATCCATCACTGGTTTCGGAATATTGGCGAGATTCCCCAAATACCGAATCTATTTTACTCCTAAAATCTATAATTATCAACAATTATGTGGTGGAATTTCTGAATGCTTCTGAGGGATTTCTTGTCGCACAGTTACCGGATTTTAATCTACAGATCAACGTTCTATCACCTTCGGGACTTACCAGCAGACGAGGAGAAATGTACCTTATAGCCGATATACTTTTGGCGCTTAGGCTTCTGCGTGAAGAGTACACATACCAATTCGTTACCGACAGAGActttaagtatataaatatccTTGAAAGAGATCGCATTAAATCTATTCTGGAAGAAATTAAAGTTTCACCAGAATTgcttaattttaaagtggAATATAGAGCAGTTAATCCCCAATTGGATGTTAAAATCCCAGGGAAAACATTAGAAACCTCTTCTAAGACTAGTACCACCAAGTTAACAGTTAAAGATATACTACATAACCTGTACTCCTCCTTGAGTAAATTACACAgtagtgttaaaaatgtaaagtCTGATGAAAATGGAGGAACCAATGAAAATTTGTCAAATAACAATCAGCTCAATGAATACTTGAACACATTCGTGTTTGTGACATGTATACAAGAGAGGCCTGTGAGGACCAGAAACTCATTATTAACAGCACATGGTGAAGGATTTGAAAAGATACTAATGAAGGCAGACGCAACTTCAGATAGTGTGAAGAAAATACACAAATCAGATCACGGTTCATCAAAATCAA TGAGTAAGATGAAGGTAGTGGATGAGATATGTTGTAAATATCGCAAAAGgccaataataatagttcCTTCGGGAACCAGCTCAATAATATCCAGgcaaaatataaaacaattattacaagATCACCAATTTGTTGACCAACACCAATCTATGAAAAATG ATGGCATTCTACAATCAAATTTACCAATGAATGCAGTTGAGATAGTGCATACAGTAGGGAAGAAACCCGTTAAATTTAGAGTTGTTGAGAATTCCTACGTATCCAGATTTACCAATCACGACTGGGTCAGTGTCGTATGCGTAGTTCTCAACGTGAAAGGAGAAAGGTGGCAATTTAACAACTACCCGTTCGAGTCTTTTATAGATATGTTCATGACTTTGAA AGGAGTTCTATTTGTACATGATGGAGATATAGTACCGAGTGAAATGTGCAGTTGGGATATAAAA GTGTTTAGAATAAGTAGATCACATAGGCATAATGATGCATCTGTGTCAAGAGAGTTTTGGCAGtatattgataatttccTATTACACCCAAGACTCAGGAAAATCAGTCATACTAAAAAGTTATAA